The Dyadobacter sandarakinus DNA window TTGAACTGGCCCGCAAAAGCCTGACCGATGTATTGCCGGATATCCTCGTCATCCTCCACGATCAGCATGGTTTTGATGTCGGAGCTGAGTTCCTCCATGATCATCTGCTGGCTCGGAATAGCCGATGCCGCGAGCATCACCTCTCCTTCTGAAAGTTCTTCCAGCAGTACCGAGTTACCTTCCGGAGTGACAGCAGGCGCATTTTCTGCAATCAGTGCGGGATGCGATTTGTAGAGCAGGATACTGAACACCGTACCGGTACCGGGCTCCGAGTCAAAGGAAATTTCCCCAAAGTGGCTTTCCACGAAGGTTTTGGTCAGGTACAGTCCGATCCCGAACCCGCCCTTGGAGGGAGAACTTTTATCCTGAAACTGATGAAAAACGTTGTACACGCTGTCTCTTGCAGATTCAGGAATACCCGGACCACTGTCGGCCACACGGATTTCGACCTGCTCACCTTTGTCCACAATTCCGAGGCTTACGCTCCCATTTTTAGGCGTGTATTTAAGCGCATTGGAAAGCAGGTTGAACAAGGCGATCTCGATCTTCTCACGATCTGCGACGATCTCCATATGCTCGTCGCTGCTGGTGAACGTATAGGTAATGTTGCGCTGCTCGGCCTGGTGCGTAAAGCAATGGTACACTTCCAGTCCGAGGCTCGTAATATTGCACACGGCCGGGTTCAGCTTGTCGGCATGGAGGTCGGCCTTGCGGAAAAGAAGCAGCTGATCCACCAGGCTGAGCAGCCGCTTGGCATTGCGGTACACAATGTTCAGACTTTCCCGGGCGGGATCAGGGGCATCGGCTTTCAGCAACAGCTCCCGCACCGGATTGATGATCAATGTGAGCGGTGTACGGAACTCGTGGGAGATGTGGGTGAAAAATGCCAGCTTCTTCTCATTCAGCTCTTTTTCTTTACGTGTCTCAAAGTGGGCCAGCTGCACTTCGTACCGGAGACGCGCCTGCCGGATTTTGTACTGCTGGTAATAATAAATCAGCAAACCCGCAGCAGCCAGGTACAGCAGGTAAGCCCACCACGTCTGGTACCAGGGCGGCAGGATCCGAACATGGAGCGAGGCAAACTTTTCAGACCATACACCGTCCTGATTGGCAGCTTTTACCTTGAAGATATAATTTCCGGCCGGCAGATAGCGGTAGGTCGCTGACCTTTCATTTTTTACGTAATTCCAGTCTTTATCCAGCCCCTCCATCTGATAGGCAAAATTGTTGAGGTCAGGATAGGCGTAATTGAGCGCAGTATACGCAATGGTAAATACGGACTGGGCGGGCTGAAGGGTAATTTCCTGCTGGCTGGAGATTTTGCTTTTCAGGATCACATTCCCGTCCCGCTCCTCCCCGATATGTACATCCTGACCAAAAAGGGACAATCCGCTGAGCATAACGTCCGGCTTGAAGTCAGAGGCCCGGATGGCCGCAGGATAAAAGAGGTTCCAGCCCTGCGTACCGCCAAATACCATGGATTTTTCTTTGGGATTGTACAAGGCCGAATTGGGATTAAACTGCCCGCCCTGCAAACCGTTGCTCTGATAATAATGCTCAAAGCGGTGTGTGGCCATGTCCAGGCGCGACAACCCTTTGTTGGTACTGAACCAGACCTTGTCTGCACTTTCCGGCTGAATGGCGTACACCACATCATTGGGCAGCCCGTTTTTTTCGGTAAAATGTTGGGCCCGGCCTTTTTCAGGCTCAAAAACGACCAGTCCATTCCCTTCTGTACCTACCCACAATCGGTTTTTGACATCATAGTACAGGGAAAATATGATGTGGTTGGAAAGATAAACGGCTCCGCGCGGATCATTTAAAAATGATGTAAACTTCATAGTCGGCACGTGGAGGTAATTGAGGCCGCCGCCGTAAGTCCCTACCCAAAGGTTCCCGCGGTGATCCTCCGCGATGGCCCTCACATCATTGGAGTTGATATTGCTGTTTCGGGTAATGAAGTGTCTGAATCTGCCCGTTTTCCTGTCCAGCAGGTCGAGCCCTCCCCCATTGGTACCCACCCATATATTTCCTTTTTTGTCCTCATAGATGACCCTCACATCATTTTTGGCCAGGCTGGCGGGGTCTTTTGGATCATTGGCAAACTGCCGGAAGGTCTCTTTGGCAGGATCGTACAGAAACAAGCCCCTGGCATACGTCCCGAACCATAACCGGCCGTCGCGCCCTCCATGGGCAGCGATAACCGCCCCGCCCCGGAGTGCGCCGGGGCGGTCGCTGCGCGCGTAGTGCCTGACGATCTCACCATTGGTGCGTGTTTTATAAATACCATCCCCATCCGTTCCCAGCCACAGGAAGCCGTCGGCATCCACGCACATCCCGTAATACCTGAGGTAACTTTCTGCCCTGCTATCCTGTACCTTGCGGGTAAAACTCCGGAACTTGGCCGGAATGCTGCTGATCAGGTACACGCCCTCGCCGTAAGTACCCAGCCAGGTATTTTTGTCACGGTCAATATATATGGCCTGCACAGACCGCTGGGTAATACCCTGATTTGCAGAGTCATTTACCTTCACAAACTCGAAAGTTTCCGGCTCTCTCCCGCCTACCTGGGCCAGATCGAGGCTATAAAGCCCGCCGTCCTGCAACCCGACGAGCAGCTGGCCGCGATCGTTCTTGGCAAGCGACAGGTAAATATCGCTGCGCAGATTGGCCGGCAAATGGAGCACATGCAACGCTCCCGATGACCGCTTGTACAGGATCAGCCCCTTCGCAGAAGCGATCCAGATGTTATGCAGGTGATCTTCAAAAATTGCATTGATCCGCGCAGAAGGTACATTTTTCAGGTCGAGGGAAGCCTTGTGCAAAGCTTTGTTTTTGCCTTTTTTAAATACCTCTATACCCGACTCCCGCGTACCCAGCCAGAGCATTCCGCGCGAGTCTTCAAATGCATTCAGGATGGAGTTGGTTGAAAGTCCCGGCAGGGTGCGCTTGTTGTAATAGGTAAATGCAGCTGTTTTCTTGTCAAAAAGCGCAATGCCGGACCCATTGAGTGAAACCCATAAGTTGCCGCCGGCAGCCTGGGCAATATCGCTCACATCATTCCCCGGCAACCCGCCACCGGGGCTGGGTATGTACCGCCGGAAGGTTTCCTGATCAGCTACAAACTCATTGAGCCCGTTCCGGGAGGTAGTCCAGATGGTACCCTCCCGGTCTCTGAAAACCGATCTCACGTAATTCCCCGAAATGCTGCGGGGATCGTCGGGATTGTTCTTGAAAACCTTGAAAGAAGTACCGTCAAAGCGGTTGAGACCGTCACCTGTGGCAAACCACATCAGGCCGTCAGGGCCCTGCACGATACTGTTCACAATTCCGAAGGACAGGCCCTGGCTCAATGAATACTGAAGCACCCGGCCGCTTTCCGCAGCAGAGCTGAAAACAGAATTGAGGCCCAGCAGGAAGAGAAGCAAAACATAGCTTCCAGTCCTGGCCCCAAGTCTAAACACATCCATATCTCACATTTACTTTACATAAAGTTAATGGATTTACGGCGTAATCTCTGATTAGCTCCGCCAGATGGGCAAGTATTTCCCTGTCCTCACGATAGGATCGGCACTGCGGCGGACACCAGCAATACCGACAAAAGCATGGACAGAAACACAAGGATCGAAGACTGTTCCTCGTCTGCTTTCAGGAAAGCTGCAAATACGGTTACGTTAGCTGCAATAGGGAACAAAGGCACCAGGGCCAGCATGGTATAGTCGTCTTTTTCCAGACTCTGGAAGATGAAATGCGCAGCCAGCACAATGACGGCCATGATGGCAGCAGCAGCCAGGGTCCTCACGGTCATCAGTTTCAGGTAGTAGCCGAACCGGATGTTCCGGAAGTCTACATCGGCCAGCTGGAAACCGACGATCATCATACCCAGGGCCGAAACCGTAAAGCTGACTACACTGATCGCGGGCTTTATCGCTTCGGGCGTTTCCACACCGGCAAGCTTGCAGATTACCCCGGCCACGAATACATACAGGAAAGGAATACTCAGCATTTCCGTCAATGCTTTTTTGCCGTCGAACTTGGTCCGCGCTACCTGGTAGTAGCCGATTGTATCGCCATACAGGGCCGAGCCGAGGTAAATGCAGATTAAGACACTTACACTTTCCTTCCCGAACATGGCCGTGACAATGGGGATACCAAAAAATGCAATGTTGAAAAAAGAAAAAGAACTGCGCAGCAGCAGCGGATCGGTATCGCTGCCGATTTTCTTGTGTACACCTTTGGCCACATAGTTCATGGACAAAGCCAGCAAGAAAGTCAGCACCGGCAGCACGAGCAGCTTGGAGGGCTCGGCGTCGAGCATGTTGCTGAACACGAGTGCCGGCAGCAGCACATTGATCAGCGGCTTGCTGATATACTCCGACTTGAAATTGAATTTCTTTCCTACAAAATACCCTACCGCGATGAATGCCATTACCGGCAGGAGCTTGCCGTACACTTTAAGAAGCTCTTCCAAGGATCTGGCCGGTTAGGTGGCGGCAGAGCTTGCCAATCATTTTTACATTGAACCATACTGCATTCACATCTAGCAGTACACCATTGGTAATGTGACCGATGGCATAAAAATGAGGATTGACCTGATTGTCCGTGATCACCTGCATGGTTTCGGTATTTACCTTGATACCCCCCACCGGATCTGCTTCCACCAGCCCGTCGGCAGCCAGGCTTTGCATCAGCTCGGACTTCATGGTCTTTACCGAAGAAGCAGGCCCTGTAGCATTGATCAGGTATTTTTCAAATGCCTCCTCACCTTTGCCGTACTTCATACAAAAGCCTTCCTGATCATCGTCGTACTGCACATCTTCCAGGTGACTGAAAACTTCAAGGCGGTTATCGTGAAACAGACCGGCCACGCGCTCCGCATTGTAGAGGGGCATGCAGTGCCGGTTGATCGCCCAGAAACGCCCAAGCCATTTCTTGAATTTTTGTTTCTCATCCGCATCCAGCCACTTCCA harbors:
- a CDS encoding hybrid sensor histidine kinase/response regulator transcription factor is translated as MDVFRLGARTGSYVLLLFLLGLNSVFSSAAESGRVLQYSLSQGLSFGIVNSIVQGPDGLMWFATGDGLNRFDGTSFKVFKNNPDDPRSISGNYVRSVFRDREGTIWTTSRNGLNEFVADQETFRRYIPSPGGGLPGNDVSDIAQAAGGNLWVSLNGSGIALFDKKTAAFTYYNKRTLPGLSTNSILNAFEDSRGMLWLGTRESGIEVFKKGKNKALHKASLDLKNVPSARINAIFEDHLHNIWIASAKGLILYKRSSGALHVLHLPANLRSDIYLSLAKNDRGQLLVGLQDGGLYSLDLAQVGGREPETFEFVKVNDSANQGITQRSVQAIYIDRDKNTWLGTYGEGVYLISSIPAKFRSFTRKVQDSRAESYLRYYGMCVDADGFLWLGTDGDGIYKTRTNGEIVRHYARSDRPGALRGGAVIAAHGGRDGRLWFGTYARGLFLYDPAKETFRQFANDPKDPASLAKNDVRVIYEDKKGNIWVGTNGGGLDLLDRKTGRFRHFITRNSNINSNDVRAIAEDHRGNLWVGTYGGGLNYLHVPTMKFTSFLNDPRGAVYLSNHIIFSLYYDVKNRLWVGTEGNGLVVFEPEKGRAQHFTEKNGLPNDVVYAIQPESADKVWFSTNKGLSRLDMATHRFEHYYQSNGLQGGQFNPNSALYNPKEKSMVFGGTQGWNLFYPAAIRASDFKPDVMLSGLSLFGQDVHIGEERDGNVILKSKISSQQEITLQPAQSVFTIAYTALNYAYPDLNNFAYQMEGLDKDWNYVKNERSATYRYLPAGNYIFKVKAANQDGVWSEKFASLHVRILPPWYQTWWAYLLYLAAAGLLIYYYQQYKIRQARLRYEVQLAHFETRKEKELNEKKLAFFTHISHEFRTPLTLIINPVRELLLKADAPDPARESLNIVYRNAKRLLSLVDQLLLFRKADLHADKLNPAVCNITSLGLEVYHCFTHQAEQRNITYTFTSSDEHMEIVADREKIEIALFNLLSNALKYTPKNGSVSLGIVDKGEQVEIRVADSGPGIPESARDSVYNVFHQFQDKSSPSKGGFGIGLYLTKTFVESHFGEISFDSEPGTGTVFSILLYKSHPALIAENAPAVTPEGNSVLLEELSEGEVMLAASAIPSQQMIMEELSSDIKTMLIVEDDEDIRQYIGQAFAGQFKLLQAGNAEDGLSLVRKHVPDIVISDVMMGGMSGIDMCLQIKTDVTLSHIPVVLLTASTSQENRLKGIEGGADDYISKPFDKEMLVARINAILKGRSDLQRYFYNEITLQANDFKISAEYKEFLKECIRVVESHLTDPEFSIKVLAAEIGMSHSTLYNRIKAISGQSTNSFIRFIRLRRAAQMLITTDITISEVSYQVGINDIKYFREQFFKLFGMKPSEYVKKFRNPFHVSAHVNRGVFQNKVEE
- a CDS encoding AEC family transporter, with the translated sequence MEELLKVYGKLLPVMAFIAVGYFVGKKFNFKSEYISKPLINVLLPALVFSNMLDAEPSKLLVLPVLTFLLALSMNYVAKGVHKKIGSDTDPLLLRSSFSFFNIAFFGIPIVTAMFGKESVSVLICIYLGSALYGDTIGYYQVARTKFDGKKALTEMLSIPFLYVFVAGVICKLAGVETPEAIKPAISVVSFTVSALGMMIVGFQLADVDFRNIRFGYYLKLMTVRTLAAAAIMAVIVLAAHFIFQSLEKDDYTMLALVPLFPIAANVTVFAAFLKADEEQSSILVFLSMLLSVLLVSAAVPILS